A stretch of Oncorhynchus mykiss isolate Arlee chromosome 12, USDA_OmykA_1.1, whole genome shotgun sequence DNA encodes these proteins:
- the LOC110537584 gene encoding NADPH--cytochrome P450 reductase isoform X3 gives MKKTNRNMVVFYGSQTGTAEEFSGRLSKDAQRYGMRGMSADPEEYDMSELPRLAEIDNSLAVFCMATYGEGDPTDNAQDFYDWMQENDEDLKGVNFAVFGLGNKTYEHFNAMGKYTDKRLEELGGKRIYDLGMGDDDGNLEEDFVSWKEQFWPAVCEHFGVEATGDDTSIRQYELVVPTDINMNKVYTGEMGRLKSFETQKPPFDAKNPYLATVAVNRQLNQSGDRHLMHLELDISGSKIRYDSGDHVAVYPVNDVSIVNRIGQILDADLDTVISLNNLDEESNKKHPFPCPTTYRTALTHYLDITNPPRTNVLFELSQYATDPKDQDTLRKMASASPEGKGLYQSWVLDAQRNILAVLEDMPSLHPTIDHLCELLPRLQARYYSIASSGKVYPTMVSICAVVVEFQTSTGRTFKGVATNWLKNKVVVTDNGHKATVPMYVRKSQFRLPFKASNPVVMIGPGTGIAPFMGFLQERGWMKEQGKDVGETILYFGCRRRNEDFLYQQELEEFEKAGVLTQLNVAFSRDQEGKVYVQHLLKKNKEHLWKLIHTDNAHLYICGDARNMARDVQNTFYDIAEEVGGLTHTQAVAYIKKLMTKGRYSLDVWS, from the exons ATGAAGAAAACG AACAGGAACATGGTGGTTTTCTACGGCTCTCAGACGGGCACGGCTGAGGAGTTCAGCGGCCGACTGTCCAAAGACGCCCAGCGCTACGGAATGAGAGGCATGTCAGCTGACCCCGAGGAATATGACATG tCGGAGCTGCCTCGTCTTGCGGAGATCGACAACTCCCTGGCTGTGTTCTGCATGGCCACCTATGGGGAAGGGGATCCCACAGACAACGCTCAGGACTTTTACGACTGGATGCAGGAGAACGACGAGGACCTGAAAGGAGTCAACTTCGCG GTGTTTGGCTTGGGGAATAAAACATATGAGCACTTCAATGCAATGGGAAAGTATACTGACAAGAGACTAGAAGAGCTGGGTGGCAAGAGGATCTATGACCTGGGAATGGGAGACGACGATGGCAA CCTTGAGGAAGACTTTGTATCATGGAAGGAGCAGTTCTGGCCTGCTGTGTGTGAGCACTTTGGGGTGGAGGCCACAGGAGATGACACCAG CATCCGGCAGTACGAGTTGGTGGTTCCAACTGACATCAACATGAATAAGGTGTACACTGGGGAGATGGGTCGCCTCAAGAGCTTTGAGACCCAGAAACC GCCTTTTGATGCTAAGAACCCCTACTTGGCCACAGTGGCTGTCAACCGCCAGCTGAACCAATCCGGCGACCGCCATCTGATGCATCTAGAGCTGGACATCTCAGGTTCCAAAATCAG ATATGACTCTGGAGACCACGTTGCTGTTTACCCCGTTAATGACGTGTCAATAGTGAACAGAATAGGCCAAATCCTGGATGCCGACCTGGACACTGTTATCTCTCTCAACAACCTCGACG AGGAGTCCAATAAGAAGCACCCGTTCCCGTGTCCGACCACATACCGCACAGCTCTGACCCACTACCTGGACATCACCAACCCCCCTCGCACCAACGTACTGTTTGAGCTGTCCCAGTACGCCACCGACCCCAAGGACCAGGACACCCTGCGCAAGATGGCCTCCGCCTCCCCCGAGGGCAAG GGTCTGTACCAGAGCTGGGTGCTGGATGCTCAGAGGAACATCCTGGCTGTGTTGGAGGACATGCCGTCCCTCCACCCTACCATAGACCACCTGTGTGAGCTGCTGCCCCGCCTACAGGCTCGCTACTACTCCATCGCCTCCTCTGGCAAG GTGTATCCTACCATGGTGAGCATATGTGCGGTGGTGGTGGAGTTCCAGACCAGCACAGGGCGGACCTTCAAGGGTGTGGCCACCAACTGGCTGAAGAACAAGGTTGTGGTGACGGACAACGGCCACAAGGCCACTGTGCCCATGTACGTCCGCAAGTCCCAGTTCCGGCTTCCCTTCAAGGCCAGCAACCCGGTGGTGATGATTGGGCCCGGCACGGGCATCGCCCCCTTCATGGGCTTCCTCCAGGAGAGAGGCTGGATGAAGGAGCAGG GGAAGGATGTCGGCGAGACGATACTGTACTTCGGCTGTCGCCGCAGAAACGAGGACTTCCTGTACCAGCAGGAACTGGAGGAGTTTGAGAAGGCGGGCGTGCTGACTCAGCTCAACGTTGCCTTTTCCAGAGACCAGGAAGGGAAG GTGTATGTGCAGCATCTCCTGAAGAAGAACAAAGAACATCTGTGGAAGCTGATCCATACTGACAATGCTCACCTCTACATTTGCGG GGATGCTCGGAACATGGCACGGGACGTGCAGAACACCTTCTATGACATCGCTGAAGAGGTCGgaggcctcacacacacacaggctgtggcctacatcaagaagctgatgacCAAGGGCCGCTACTCTCTGGATGTGTGGAGCTAA
- the styxl1 gene encoding serine/threonine/tyrosine-interacting-like protein 1 isoform X3: protein MAGTTFCEASELYNILNQYTRLSRLAEFNFLCLIDARAKGQYNASHIITARNAKWDSKGKLIMPVGVEVESMRYIVVYDSSTSSLQGSAEAIECAEALTKSSHYPVQILKGGYQRFSAFYPFFRTQKILYTIKELESLRPYPVELLPGQLYMGNYKQAINPHVLKDLKLSALVNVSEDSCHMFEKGNHTILHINVSDSVEADLYSSFERICVFIASRLNTGSAVLIFSSHGISRCSAAAMAFLLHHLKYTLGVVWEHVLQCKTNMRPNRGFVQQLSDWELHTLGRRITDIAEPRY, encoded by the exons ATGGCAGGAACAACCTTTTGTGAGGCGTCTGAGCTTTACAACATTCTCAACCAGTACACTCGGCTGTCCAGACTGGCAGAGTTCAACTTCCTCTGTTTGATTG ATGCCCGTGCTAAAGGACAGTACAATGCCAGCCATATCATTACTGCCAGAAATGCAAAATGG GACTCTAAAGGCAAACTCATTATGCCTGTAGGAGTGGAGGTGGAGAGTATGAGGTATATTGTGGTTTATGACAGCAGCACCAGTTCTTTACAAGGTTCAG ctgAGGCTATTGAGTGCGCTGAGGCCCTGACAAAATCGAGCCACTATCCTGTCCAGATTCTGAAAGGAGGCTATCAGAGGTTCTCAGCCTTTTATCCTTTCTTCAGGACACAGAAAATCCTTTACACCATAAAG GAATTGGAGAGCTTGAGGCCTTATCCAGTGGAGCTCTTGCCAGGTCAACTCTACATGGGCAATTACAAGCAGGCCATCAATCCCCATGTCCTAAAAGATCTGAAACTGAGCGCCCTTGTCAATGTCTCTGAAGACAGTTGTCACAT GTTTGAAAAAGGAAACCACACCATCCTTCACATCAATGTGTCAGATTCAGTGGAGGCTGATCTGTACTCCAGTTTTGAGAGGATTTGTGTTTTTATTG CCTCTCGTCTCAACACTGGATCTGCAGTTTTGATCTTTTCAAGTCATGGAATAAGCCGCTGTAGTGCTGCGGCCATGGCTTTTCTTTTGCACCACTTGAAATATACACTGGGG GTCGTCTGGGAGCATGTCCTGCAATGTAAAACAAACATGAGGCCAAACCGAGGGTTTGTACAACAGCTGTCCGACTGGGAGCTGCACACACTAGGTAGAAGAATCACTGATATTGCAGAGCCCCGCTATTGA
- the LOC110537584 gene encoding NADPH--cytochrome P450 reductase isoform X1, with product MEVEHVAPEGPDVAPVEEETLFTNLDIFLFSLIVGLLIYWFLSRKRTEETIPEFKRLTPVVTPQRETSFIEKMKKTNRNMVVFYGSQTGTAEEFSGRLSKDAQRYGMRGMSADPEEYDMSELPRLAEIDNSLAVFCMATYGEGDPTDNAQDFYDWMQENDEDLKGVNFAVFGLGNKTYEHFNAMGKYTDKRLEELGGKRIYDLGMGDDDGNLEEDFVSWKEQFWPAVCEHFGVEATGDDTSIRQYELVVPTDINMNKVYTGEMGRLKSFETQKPPFDAKNPYLATVAVNRQLNQSGDRHLMHLELDISGSKIRYDSGDHVAVYPVNDVSIVNRIGQILDADLDTVISLNNLDEESNKKHPFPCPTTYRTALTHYLDITNPPRTNVLFELSQYATDPKDQDTLRKMASASPEGKGLYQSWVLDAQRNILAVLEDMPSLHPTIDHLCELLPRLQARYYSIASSGKVYPTMVSICAVVVEFQTSTGRTFKGVATNWLKNKVVVTDNGHKATVPMYVRKSQFRLPFKASNPVVMIGPGTGIAPFMGFLQERGWMKEQGKDVGETILYFGCRRRNEDFLYQQELEEFEKAGVLTQLNVAFSRDQEGKVYVQHLLKKNKEHLWKLIHTDNAHLYICGDARNMARDVQNTFYDIAEEVGGLTHTQAVAYIKKLMTKGRYSLDVWS from the exons ATGGAGGTAGAGCATGTAGCCCCGGAAGGCCCTGACGTGGCCCCTGTGGAGGAGGAAACTCTCTTCACTAACTTGGACATATTCCTTTTTTCTCTCATTGTTGGCCTACTCATCTACTGGTTCCTTTCTCGCAAGAGGACTGAGGAGACCATCCCAGAGTTCAAGAGGCTCACACCTGT AGTCACTCCGCAGCGAGAAACCAGCTTTATTGAAAAAATGAAGAAAACG AACAGGAACATGGTGGTTTTCTACGGCTCTCAGACGGGCACGGCTGAGGAGTTCAGCGGCCGACTGTCCAAAGACGCCCAGCGCTACGGAATGAGAGGCATGTCAGCTGACCCCGAGGAATATGACATG tCGGAGCTGCCTCGTCTTGCGGAGATCGACAACTCCCTGGCTGTGTTCTGCATGGCCACCTATGGGGAAGGGGATCCCACAGACAACGCTCAGGACTTTTACGACTGGATGCAGGAGAACGACGAGGACCTGAAAGGAGTCAACTTCGCG GTGTTTGGCTTGGGGAATAAAACATATGAGCACTTCAATGCAATGGGAAAGTATACTGACAAGAGACTAGAAGAGCTGGGTGGCAAGAGGATCTATGACCTGGGAATGGGAGACGACGATGGCAA CCTTGAGGAAGACTTTGTATCATGGAAGGAGCAGTTCTGGCCTGCTGTGTGTGAGCACTTTGGGGTGGAGGCCACAGGAGATGACACCAG CATCCGGCAGTACGAGTTGGTGGTTCCAACTGACATCAACATGAATAAGGTGTACACTGGGGAGATGGGTCGCCTCAAGAGCTTTGAGACCCAGAAACC GCCTTTTGATGCTAAGAACCCCTACTTGGCCACAGTGGCTGTCAACCGCCAGCTGAACCAATCCGGCGACCGCCATCTGATGCATCTAGAGCTGGACATCTCAGGTTCCAAAATCAG ATATGACTCTGGAGACCACGTTGCTGTTTACCCCGTTAATGACGTGTCAATAGTGAACAGAATAGGCCAAATCCTGGATGCCGACCTGGACACTGTTATCTCTCTCAACAACCTCGACG AGGAGTCCAATAAGAAGCACCCGTTCCCGTGTCCGACCACATACCGCACAGCTCTGACCCACTACCTGGACATCACCAACCCCCCTCGCACCAACGTACTGTTTGAGCTGTCCCAGTACGCCACCGACCCCAAGGACCAGGACACCCTGCGCAAGATGGCCTCCGCCTCCCCCGAGGGCAAG GGTCTGTACCAGAGCTGGGTGCTGGATGCTCAGAGGAACATCCTGGCTGTGTTGGAGGACATGCCGTCCCTCCACCCTACCATAGACCACCTGTGTGAGCTGCTGCCCCGCCTACAGGCTCGCTACTACTCCATCGCCTCCTCTGGCAAG GTGTATCCTACCATGGTGAGCATATGTGCGGTGGTGGTGGAGTTCCAGACCAGCACAGGGCGGACCTTCAAGGGTGTGGCCACCAACTGGCTGAAGAACAAGGTTGTGGTGACGGACAACGGCCACAAGGCCACTGTGCCCATGTACGTCCGCAAGTCCCAGTTCCGGCTTCCCTTCAAGGCCAGCAACCCGGTGGTGATGATTGGGCCCGGCACGGGCATCGCCCCCTTCATGGGCTTCCTCCAGGAGAGAGGCTGGATGAAGGAGCAGG GGAAGGATGTCGGCGAGACGATACTGTACTTCGGCTGTCGCCGCAGAAACGAGGACTTCCTGTACCAGCAGGAACTGGAGGAGTTTGAGAAGGCGGGCGTGCTGACTCAGCTCAACGTTGCCTTTTCCAGAGACCAGGAAGGGAAG GTGTATGTGCAGCATCTCCTGAAGAAGAACAAAGAACATCTGTGGAAGCTGATCCATACTGACAATGCTCACCTCTACATTTGCGG GGATGCTCGGAACATGGCACGGGACGTGCAGAACACCTTCTATGACATCGCTGAAGAGGTCGgaggcctcacacacacacaggctgtggcctacatcaagaagctgatgacCAAGGGCCGCTACTCTCTGGATGTGTGGAGCTAA
- the LOC110537584 gene encoding NADPH--cytochrome P450 reductase isoform X2 gives MGCVFSLPKERQAAAARVTPQRETSFIEKMKKTNRNMVVFYGSQTGTAEEFSGRLSKDAQRYGMRGMSADPEEYDMSELPRLAEIDNSLAVFCMATYGEGDPTDNAQDFYDWMQENDEDLKGVNFAVFGLGNKTYEHFNAMGKYTDKRLEELGGKRIYDLGMGDDDGNLEEDFVSWKEQFWPAVCEHFGVEATGDDTSIRQYELVVPTDINMNKVYTGEMGRLKSFETQKPPFDAKNPYLATVAVNRQLNQSGDRHLMHLELDISGSKIRYDSGDHVAVYPVNDVSIVNRIGQILDADLDTVISLNNLDEESNKKHPFPCPTTYRTALTHYLDITNPPRTNVLFELSQYATDPKDQDTLRKMASASPEGKGLYQSWVLDAQRNILAVLEDMPSLHPTIDHLCELLPRLQARYYSIASSGKVYPTMVSICAVVVEFQTSTGRTFKGVATNWLKNKVVVTDNGHKATVPMYVRKSQFRLPFKASNPVVMIGPGTGIAPFMGFLQERGWMKEQGKDVGETILYFGCRRRNEDFLYQQELEEFEKAGVLTQLNVAFSRDQEGKVYVQHLLKKNKEHLWKLIHTDNAHLYICGDARNMARDVQNTFYDIAEEVGGLTHTQAVAYIKKLMTKGRYSLDVWS, from the exons ATGGGATGTGTGTTCTCTCTGCCCAAAGAGAGACAGGCAGCGGCAGccag AGTCACTCCGCAGCGAGAAACCAGCTTTATTGAAAAAATGAAGAAAACG AACAGGAACATGGTGGTTTTCTACGGCTCTCAGACGGGCACGGCTGAGGAGTTCAGCGGCCGACTGTCCAAAGACGCCCAGCGCTACGGAATGAGAGGCATGTCAGCTGACCCCGAGGAATATGACATG tCGGAGCTGCCTCGTCTTGCGGAGATCGACAACTCCCTGGCTGTGTTCTGCATGGCCACCTATGGGGAAGGGGATCCCACAGACAACGCTCAGGACTTTTACGACTGGATGCAGGAGAACGACGAGGACCTGAAAGGAGTCAACTTCGCG GTGTTTGGCTTGGGGAATAAAACATATGAGCACTTCAATGCAATGGGAAAGTATACTGACAAGAGACTAGAAGAGCTGGGTGGCAAGAGGATCTATGACCTGGGAATGGGAGACGACGATGGCAA CCTTGAGGAAGACTTTGTATCATGGAAGGAGCAGTTCTGGCCTGCTGTGTGTGAGCACTTTGGGGTGGAGGCCACAGGAGATGACACCAG CATCCGGCAGTACGAGTTGGTGGTTCCAACTGACATCAACATGAATAAGGTGTACACTGGGGAGATGGGTCGCCTCAAGAGCTTTGAGACCCAGAAACC GCCTTTTGATGCTAAGAACCCCTACTTGGCCACAGTGGCTGTCAACCGCCAGCTGAACCAATCCGGCGACCGCCATCTGATGCATCTAGAGCTGGACATCTCAGGTTCCAAAATCAG ATATGACTCTGGAGACCACGTTGCTGTTTACCCCGTTAATGACGTGTCAATAGTGAACAGAATAGGCCAAATCCTGGATGCCGACCTGGACACTGTTATCTCTCTCAACAACCTCGACG AGGAGTCCAATAAGAAGCACCCGTTCCCGTGTCCGACCACATACCGCACAGCTCTGACCCACTACCTGGACATCACCAACCCCCCTCGCACCAACGTACTGTTTGAGCTGTCCCAGTACGCCACCGACCCCAAGGACCAGGACACCCTGCGCAAGATGGCCTCCGCCTCCCCCGAGGGCAAG GGTCTGTACCAGAGCTGGGTGCTGGATGCTCAGAGGAACATCCTGGCTGTGTTGGAGGACATGCCGTCCCTCCACCCTACCATAGACCACCTGTGTGAGCTGCTGCCCCGCCTACAGGCTCGCTACTACTCCATCGCCTCCTCTGGCAAG GTGTATCCTACCATGGTGAGCATATGTGCGGTGGTGGTGGAGTTCCAGACCAGCACAGGGCGGACCTTCAAGGGTGTGGCCACCAACTGGCTGAAGAACAAGGTTGTGGTGACGGACAACGGCCACAAGGCCACTGTGCCCATGTACGTCCGCAAGTCCCAGTTCCGGCTTCCCTTCAAGGCCAGCAACCCGGTGGTGATGATTGGGCCCGGCACGGGCATCGCCCCCTTCATGGGCTTCCTCCAGGAGAGAGGCTGGATGAAGGAGCAGG GGAAGGATGTCGGCGAGACGATACTGTACTTCGGCTGTCGCCGCAGAAACGAGGACTTCCTGTACCAGCAGGAACTGGAGGAGTTTGAGAAGGCGGGCGTGCTGACTCAGCTCAACGTTGCCTTTTCCAGAGACCAGGAAGGGAAG GTGTATGTGCAGCATCTCCTGAAGAAGAACAAAGAACATCTGTGGAAGCTGATCCATACTGACAATGCTCACCTCTACATTTGCGG GGATGCTCGGAACATGGCACGGGACGTGCAGAACACCTTCTATGACATCGCTGAAGAGGTCGgaggcctcacacacacacaggctgtggcctacatcaagaagctgatgacCAAGGGCCGCTACTCTCTGGATGTGTGGAGCTAA